In the genome of Synchiropus splendidus isolate RoL2022-P1 chromosome 2, RoL_Sspl_1.0, whole genome shotgun sequence, the window TCCTGCTGcttcattatgtttttttttcttctttttttggtgtttttttaattgtctttATTATTAGTACTATTTCTGTAGTTTTTACTCTTCTCAGTCTTTCATCGTTGGAATTTTCCATTAAACtgatttaatttattcattccaGCGTTGTTCCCTTCAACATTTATCATTAGTATTTTGGTATTACACAGTAATTACAAGTATTCAATTCctgaaaaatgttccacaaGTACACAACTCCTGGTGAAATATTTATTACCACCAAGGACAGGTGTCATTTTTGTTAGCTGTGGGTACGGCCTTTATAGGGGGACGCGGTTTGACTCAAGGTTGAGATCGAATGTTTTCCTGTTACTTGTGTCTCGCTTAAAGCAGTCTGATCTCATTTACTGATTAATAACTATGTATCCACCTGGATAAACAGTGTGTTATTTATGCAGCAAGGAATAATAAAGGAATATTTATCTCGATTATTATTTCATGTATCATGAACGCATAGCACGGTATGAGACTGAGTTATTAGGTGTAGAACTAGAGGACCGCTGTAAGCAACAGAGGTCAAAAATAACGCAGATGAGTCGGACCTGTGTCTCACCAGGACGCCGCTGTGGCATCTTCCCGTCTGCTCTGCCACCCGAACACATCCCTTCTGCTACATGGCTCGCTAGCATGAGTGTTTTTGCTACGTAAAGGTTGCAGTAAATGATAATACCAGTGAAGCACTCTCTCACACATagagatttttttctgttttacctAATGCTTTTGACATACCGTCTGGCATATTACATAtcaccacagtcaaaaacaaaagaggTGGTGGCAGTGTTGGGAACATGGTCAAACACACAGTTGGAAGTTAACGGAGCTCTCGCTTAGGTACAAGTCAGAAGAGCTGTGGTATGTTACTGAACGCTGTGATCCATGGCTGAAGGTACCACAAGAAAATGTTTATTCTCTTTCCATGGCTGAGCGTAAACAATGACACTTTTTGGTCACATATTCGGGACATGTATAAATGTAGATGCGTTTTGAAATGTATGCATGACCTTTCTCATTGAAATCAAACTTAAGATTTATTGATACGACTGTCATGGAACGCAGACCCCTGCATGGTGGTGTTTCCACCATGCTTGAGTGAAGCCGATCGCTTCAGCCTGGAGGCTCTGAGCAGCATCCACCAGATGATGGACGATGACCAGGATGGAGGGATCGAGGTGGAGGAGAGTGTGGAGGTGAGGAACGCTCCGTGAAAGCAAGTCCTGCATGTGAGGAGGGAGACGTGTCCAAGCAGGTGATCTGGCTGCTGTCAGGGTCAGATGCTTCTTCAAGGATAGCAACAGTATTACCTTGCTCCTCTTGGCTCCCTGACAAAAGAAAGAGCCCGGCTCATCTCTGCAGACTCAGAGAGCAAATCTCTGTAGAGTAAACAACATCGACTGTCCGTCGATTCAAGATATCTCTACCCACTTCCTAACGTTTTCATTAGGTTTAAATCCGGCAAAATTCAGATCCGATCACCACAAGTCATCACTGAAAACTTGGTTAATATGAAATATGCGGCGTCTCTCTGCACATGACTTGATAGAAGTCTCTGATCATCTGCGACATGCTCAAACAAGAATTCTAAAATTCCACTTATAGCTCTGAGAAAGCATTTCAGCGACACTTTATCCAGGGGCTCAGATGTCGTGGGCAGAGAGTGGCCCGAAGTGGGGCGGGGACTCGGCCCAACAAGATTCTCCAGTTATCATTTGAAGCCTTCGCTTACAGCCCAGGACACATTCCAAGACAGCATGAGCCTCGTGCGCTCAGACAGgctagaaaacacacacacacagccgcaTAGATTTGAACGTGCAACCACAAGCTGATCACAGGCATTAAGACATTCAACTGCAAACTTCTGGACTGAAAAGTGTTTGGTGTCATGTATTCATGAGGTGATTATTGTCCGTAACAAGTGTGAACATTACCCATAAACCCGCCAAAAAATGTTGCAATTTTTACTGCTCTGATATTTGATATGtctttttcaattgaagcaaacGCTATGCCTTTGTTTTTATAAATCACTTTAATAGTGAGGGATCAGACTGCACTCATTTAGTGCAGGTAGACATTGACATTCATTTACTAATATATGATTTAAATCCATGATAAACACTAAAGCAAGGATGGGATTATTTTGTCCGGTGATGTCAGGCACTCTCCCCTGCATGCGCGCACACAAGCCTCTGACTACTGGCCTTAAAATAACCTGAGCGGCAGCCATTACAAATATATTGGATCGCTGATGAGGACATCATGGTCTGCAACTGATGTCTGAAGAAATGAAATATCTGCATGCATCTGTATTTGCAGTTTATCATTGAAgacatgaagcagcagcaaaCCAACAAACACAGTCACTTGCACAGAGAAGACCAGCACATCACGGTGGAAGAGCTCTGGAAAGGCTGGAAGTCGTCCGAAGGTGGGGCTTCACTTCTTCAACTCTCTGCAGCTCACAACATGTTGCTTTGCCCCCGACATCAAACTCCTCATCTGATGGGCCTAAAAGCTACGATTTGGTTGATCCACTTGGTGGACTTTTGCTTAAACGCTTGCTTTCTTTGTGAGCAACAAATCAGCTCAATATAAGGTTGGTGGATAGAAATGCTGTCCCTAGCTGCAGGCCCTAACCAGCTGCATAGATGGCGCTCCATGGCACGTACAGCATTCACATTTTGCCTCCAACAGTTCACAACTGGACCCAAGACGATGTGCTGCGCTGGCTGAAGGACTTTGTTGAGCTGCCCCAGTATGAGAGGAACTTTAAAGACTTTAAGGTCAATGGAAACACTCTGCCCAGGTGAGAAGCTTTATGGgatttaaagagaaaaaagaaaaaaaaacttgacccTTGTGTTGTCTGCTGACAGGATTGCAGCCAATGAGCCCTCATTTCTTAGTGGGCACCTAAAGGTTCAGGATCAGAGAGACAAGCAGAAGCTTAACATCAAAGCTCTGGACGTGGTGCTCTTCGGTCCCCCGACACGTAAATACAAACCTTTAAgagattttgaagttttcattgcTTACTATGGTTTTGTTAAAGTAATGGACGGAGGGGTATAGAAAATCGGACACTTCTTTACTTCTTAATGCTTTACTTGCGGTCCGAGAGCCATTTGTGGCCCTCAGGGTGCAGTTTTGGGGCCCACCACGCCATGCCCAATAGTAGCCCTGCTGTGCATCCCCCCCCTTTGTGAATCCCAATGAATGACATTTTAGGCTTTACCTTGGAAGCACCTTTATCACAGTGTCGAACCACCAAATAATTCCAATGCTATTTATGTTATTAAAATGCTGTCATTATTACCACAACGGATTGTAACAATATGACGAGAAGACATCTGTGCGGAGGGATGAAAAATCACGATGGGACAGCTCACACTGAGGGATGACTCGTGGTGTTTGTATAAAGGAGCCTGTCGAGAGACTCACTCCGACGAGAAGTGGAATTACAGAGGAGGATTCTTTTAAGGCAAATACATAGCAACACCAGATGAAGCAGAATGACCAATACCAAGCGGCAAAACCACAGCACCACTCACTTCCTGTCGGCACCAGCCACACCAGGTCTCTGCCTCTGGTGGCCCCCAATCATTAGAGTTTGAGTCCCCTGGTTTAAAGTATTATATTCAAGACAAAAGCACCGGATTTGAGCATTAATCTGCAATACTATTTTAGACTAGAGTTGGGACTCATTTGGCTGGAGGGAAACCATGTGTCGCCAATATTGATCATGCCGCCATGTTGATTTTAGCCAACACAAACCTGTTGTCCCAGAACAGCTAAGGATTTAGGAAAGAGACCTACCTCTCGCCTCTCCATGTGATCTAGAGTAACTGACAAACTATAGAATGTGTCCTTTTGGACTTGTCATTGTGCAGAACCTGACGAAACATAGGGGACTATCAAACCCATGACTATGTGGTGCGAAGAGCGATGATAACTAACGTGAAGTTGAACTAGAAGAAGAGGAGATCAGTTAAAATGAATCATTGAGCACTATCTTCCCACTGTCACAGGGCCTCCACACAACTATATGAAAGACTTCCTGCTCATTGTATCAGTGGTGATGGGAGTCGGTGGCTGCTGGTTTGCCCAAGCCCAAAACAAAGCCAGCAAGATTCACATAACCAAAATGATGAAAGACCTGGAGAGCCTTCAGAGGGCAGAGCAGAGCCTCACTGACCTGCAAGAGCAGTAAGTGTTTAGAAGCCACTACTCCTGACAGCAGCGGGTACCGTTAAAATACCGTTTCTGTGAAAACAGGTTGGAGAGAGCGCAGGAAGAGAAACGCAATGTTGCGGAAGAGAAGCAAAatttggaggagaaaatgcgCGATGAGATCATGGGTGCTCAAGAGGAAGCCCATCGTCTGCACGAGCTCCGACAGGGGGCGGTCACAGAGCTCAGTCGCCTCAGATATGCAGAGGAAGAGTTGGTCCAGGTAAGGCTGTTACCCAGTCACCCAGTTTAGTTAACGCATCAGTAAAGAGGTGAAAGGGTTTCTGAAACGTGTCCTCAGGTGCGTGGCGCACTGAAGCGGGCAGAAAAGGACATGCAGGCTAGCTGGAATGCATCAGAAGCCCTCCAGCAGTGGCTTCAATTGACTCATGAAGTAGAAGTCGAATATTACAATGTAAAGAAGCAGAGCGCCGAATTGCAGCTGGCCATTGCGAAAGAAGAGGTGACTGCCAAAATTATGAGTTCACTGAAAAAGAGGCCACTCGAGAGTAATAATTTCTCCTGACTGCAGGCAGAAAGAATCAAGAAGAAAAGGAGCTCAGTTTTTGGGACACTTCACGTGGCCCACAGCTCCTCTCTGGACCAGGTTGACCACAAGATCCTGGAAGCCAAGTGAGTCACTCGATCCCTGATGCAAGACCAGGATTGATATAgaacaaaaaatgcatttgtttttctatcttCTCATAAGGAATGCTCTAGCTGAAGTAACAGCTTGTCTACGGGAGCGCCTGCATCGCTGGCAGCAGATAGAGCGACTCTGTGGATTCCCCGTGATCAGGAACCCAGGCCTCGCCAACCTATCTGCTCAGCTCTACTCTGACTCAATGGCACTGGGGTTGCCCCGAGTGCCCCAGCCCTCTTGTTCTTGTCGCAGCTCAATCCATGGATCTATGGAGGACCTGATGGAAGAATCCCCAATAATGCAACAAATTCCAGGTAAGCAACAAGGCATGTGCTCAGTAGAGACTTTGAAGGACTCGCTGAAATGGACTTGTTTCAGTTCAACCACTCAAGCGTTCCCCTCGCAACCTTGGTTCCACCATCTGCCGCACCCGGCGACCGGGGGTCATCACTCAGCCAACAGCCACGATGCTCTCCGCCGACCCCGACCTGCTCCTTCCTATTAGAGCGCCGTATCCATGCTTTGATGAAGGTGACGGTTTCTTCATCAAAACCCTGAAGAAACAGTACGTTCCTATTTCCCCCCCTTTCCCTGCACTATAAACAGAAACATTCTGTTTTCTAACTTGACCATTTTGTACTTCACCAATAGGGACTCACAGGAAAGGTACTCAGACACAGAATATCCCACTTCACCCCCGCAGTGTAAAGTGTTCCCAGCTGCTGTTGTGGATGCCTCGTCCCGAAAGTTCTACTATGATGATTCGGAGGCGCTTCTTGACAGTGCCATGACAAATCCTTTGAGCAAAGACATAGAAGTTGTTGAACCTCCAATTCGCAAAGTGTCAATCGACGACCTTGAATCGTCCTGCAGGAAACTGACAAAAGAGAGATCTTTTGAGAATCCGATGGAAAATCCGAACCCAGAATCCCTGACCGAGGCTTCGTTGAGAAAGCCATCCAGAGACAGGAGTGAACTACCCGTGGATGTGGAGTTCCTCTCCAGGAAAAAAGACAGGGACATAAAAGCTGAGTTAGATAGCTCTTCAAGGAATATCTGTAAGGATAAAAATGATGCGCCACTGGAGGCCAGAAGACTATTTTGGAATGAGGTGGAATCTGATCTTGGCCCGAGGAAGATATCAAAGGATATGCTGGGCTTCTCAGTGGACAGCAGTTCCAGAAGACTGGTCCTGGAGGAGTTGGATCACCCCTTCGACCACATGTCCAAGAGTGTGACTAGAGAACTGATGGCCACAGATGTGAGTTCCAGAAGATTGGATACCTCTGTTCGGGCCATGGAGAAAATGAGCGACAGTGAAAGGACAACATCAAAGAAGATATCCATCGATGAGTGCGAGTACTACTCCAATGCAGCTGCTTTACGGAAGCCTACGAGAGATCCATTTGAGAGACTTGTAGACATTTCACCCGCCGCAGAGCACGAAGATGAGTTTTGTTTGGAACCCACGGCAAGTAGAAGGGTACAAAGAGAAGATCTTGAGATGCCTTTTGCTTCTCAAAGAAGGCGAATGCCTCGGGTACCCAGAGAAAGCATAGACAGCTCGATCGACACACCGACAGGAAAGATCTGCTGGGATAAAGTTGACGTTCCCATTGACATCCCAAAGCATTCTGGAGTGAGGGAGAAGATGAGTGTCACCGAGTCGATCTCCCCTCTTGTAGCAACTGGCCAGCCAGACCTCACAGCGACCTCCCAACAGCCATGGATGACCTCCGCTGACACGTTTGCTGTTGGCCCTTTGAGCAAACTTGTGTACGATGGGATTTTGGAAAAATCTTGCAATACCGTCGCTATACCAACAGCGTCAACAACCACCATCCCACAGATGCCGGAGCCTCCACAACCACCCGCACAAGTCGTCCCTCAGTCGACAGCGACCACAGCAGAATCAGAGGAGCGAAACAAGGATAAAGAGAAAAGCAAGAAGTCCATGAAACTCAAGAATctcttcaaaaagaaaaatgaaccaACACCAGAGAAACTTCAGAGCGGCCTCCAGAAACTCTGACAGATGGGGTTGGTCAGAATGGCGAATTCAGTTCCCTCACATTAAAACACAACTCGATAGGGTCAATCGCATGAGACCTGTTCAGAGAACATTGGGTTTCAAACTCAGCACCCAACTGAAAGAGCCACTGCTACCTTTTCTTTCACAAATttcttaagctgtctgaatgaTGCTGCCCAATCCCCAGCTCACAAGCTACATGCGGATGTAGTCGGACTTTATTTGATACACTAGCATCATTACATCACATCACAGATAACAATGCCCTTCTTTTTTAGACACTTTAACTTGAAGTTAGTGTTTTCTATTCTTTCTGATTTGTACTTGGAAGTAATTTCACATCACGCTAGGATTCGGTCTGAAGAGTCCAGTGGCACCAGCTTGTCTTCTGTGTCTTACttgaaattgaatttcatttgtGTCCAGATTGAGCCTTGAAGAAGTCGTgagatttttctgttttgtttcgatacttttctgttttcatagaAGCTGCATTTTAGAATCAAGTGATGATAACTGATGGTCAATTGCCTTTTCAAAGCGCGTGGATCACGATTCAAAAACTCTATCCACAAAGTGcaatcagatgaaaagcaaagaGGCAAAAGTTTTCTTCAACATTTGAGATTTGTTCACCCAACACAAGCACTTTCAAACTGTGTCAAATCAGCAAACCTTGCTGGGTATGAACACATGAtactctttattatttttttattcttcacttTGGATGTAGTCTTGTACCAATTTGTGTGCACAATATAGAATTTGTTGCGGGGGCGAACACAGGTTTATTGaaattttgcagggaaaataAAATTTGAGTTGGAGTTTCATAGTTTACAACATGGTGAATGTGGAGAGATGCTCCTCAGAATCATAGATGAACAAAGCTGACTCCATTGCTTGCTGCTTTGACACACCTTTTGAGACACATCACTTCTCGTTCTTGATGATTCACTAAACTTCGCAGCATGTGTTGGGAGTTTTAGTGCACACAAACCTGAAAAAAGCTGCCCCATGTTTGTTCCCTCATGTGAAATGATTGTTTATGTTGCCTGTGTATTGCATTCATACAGCTGTAGAGTTCGCTGAAACGCAACCGAGAGCCTTTCAATGAAATCACCAGattagttttttatttattaatggtGATGAATGTGATACATGAACACAACACAGTGAAAAAATGCTTGAATATTTTTGTTGACGATTGTTCCCTTTCATTGTTTACAAGCGTAGTGCTTTTAATTTGTCTTGAAATTGCCTTGTGTTTTGCCTTCTTATTTCTGAGTAAGGCCAGATCCAGTGATCTGTGCTGAAGACGAAACAGGAAAATGATTTTATGTTCTTTGGTTGGTGAAATAAACAATTGTCTTTAACCTGTTTCAAGTTCTTTCACTGCTGGACTACAGTCTCTGCGATTGAATATGATGATCAAATACAAGTTAAATGGACATTTACAATGCTTGTCGATGCCCTTTAAGTAGAATTTGTAATCCTTGACCATGTAAACAGCCAGCTGGTTTTTCATCGTCTGAGATGTTTGTAGATGGGCTGGATTTATCGGTGTCAAGTCTATATTGAGATACTGACACATTCTCAGTCCCATGGcctcatatattgatgttgagaagatggacttctgcgtcctatactgacgaacaAGACAGCCTGTGGCATGTTGACACACTGACTGCACAGCAGGTGAAGAAAAAAGGGAGATTAGGTTATGCTAATATTATTTCTCTCTTTTTATTCTGCTATTTAAAAGCCATCAAACTGCAGCATGTTTTAGTCATGGTGACTTTCACTGCCGTCCCAAAGTATATGAGCCATGTAATAGATAGCAACTGACAACCAGTCTCATTCAGTGAAGAGATCTTCAACACGTTTCCCCACGATGCTCGTGCATTCATGCACTTGTGCGTGTGGTGCTCCTCGTGCTCAGTGGCGTCCGATCCACCATATACgtatgtaaaatgtgtttttttccctgcacTCGGGCGCTGCAGCCCCGCACAACGCAAGCGCCACTCCTCCCCCACCTGAAAACGTTccttcagtccattgaaacacctatgcgtaaCATTTTACGCCGAAGGCTGCCATTTTTGTCAGTATAGAACGCTAAACTCTACTTTCCCAATGTCcatatattacgccatgagagtgaggatgggttggagaTACAGATCCATACAAGATCATAGTGGTGAgtagatgtggtttcatgaaacagtactgaagggttgatgaggtttcatgacacagcaccctgattttcagcggccaccagatggcactgtctgctgtaaaatgtttacacTTGAACAACCAGTTCAATg includes:
- the LOC128754069 gene encoding stromal interaction molecule 2-like, whose protein sequence is MWPLPPLLYLLLPAALFVAAHGAGDLQGFSFHGGTAGFDPTDPCMVVFPPCLSEADRFSLEALSSIHQMMDDDQDGGIEVEESVEFIIEDMKQQQTNKHSHLHREDQHITVEELWKGWKSSEVHNWTQDDVLRWLKDFVELPQYERNFKDFKVNGNTLPRIAANEPSFLSGHLKVQDQRDKQKLNIKALDVVLFGPPTRPPHNYMKDFLLIVSVVMGVGGCWFAQAQNKASKIHITKMMKDLESLQRAEQSLTDLQEQLERAQEEKRNVAEEKQNLEEKMRDEIMGAQEEAHRLHELRQGAVTELSRLRYAEEELVQVRGALKRAEKDMQASWNASEALQQWLQLTHEVEVEYYNVKKQSAELQLAIAKEEAERIKKKRSSVFGTLHVAHSSSLDQVDHKILEAKNALAEVTACLRERLHRWQQIERLCGFPVIRNPGLANLSAQLYSDSMALGLPRVPQPSCSCRSSIHGSMEDLMEESPIMQQIPVQPLKRSPRNLGSTICRTRRPGVITQPTATMLSADPDLLLPIRAPYPCFDEGDGFFIKTLKKQDSQERYSDTEYPTSPPQCKVFPAAVVDASSRKFYYDDSEALLDSAMTNPLSKDIEVVEPPIRKVSIDDLESSCRKLTKERSFENPMENPNPESLTEASLRKPSRDRSELPVDVEFLSRKKDRDIKAELDSSSRNICKDKNDAPLEARRLFWNEVESDLGPRKISKDMLGFSVDSSSRRLVLEELDHPFDHMSKSVTRELMATDVSSRRLDTSVRAMEKMSDSERTTSKKISIDECEYYSNAAALRKPTRDPFERLVDISPAAEHEDEFCLEPTASRRVQREDLEMPFASQRRRMPRVPRESIDSSIDTPTGKICWDKVDVPIDIPKHSGVREKMSVTESISPLVATGQPDLTATSQQPWMTSADTFAVGPLSKLVYDGILEKSCNTVAIPTASTTTIPQMPEPPQPPAQVVPQSTATTAESEERNKDKEKSKKSMKLKNLFKKKNEPTPEKLQSGLQKL